The following are from one region of the Fusarium keratoplasticum isolate Fu6.1 chromosome 4, whole genome shotgun sequence genome:
- a CDS encoding MFS domain-containing protein, translating to MNISPSPSNSLNQQYVGGKHADVHERTTSDEYDESPQQQERRPLKKRILAVLWDTFDKSPEERKLIGKLDWWILTYCCIAYFVKYLDQTNVSNAYVSGMKEDLNMTGNDLNYLSTFWTVGYIIGQLPSQIIITKVRPSIWLPTAELIWSFIVIGMAGAKDVKTLCGLRFIVGMLEASAYPGVMTLLGSWYTPMELGKRACIFQASSSAAQMFSGYLQAALYSGMDGRSGLRAWQWLFVFDGIIGIPICLYGYWAIPDSPNSSKARWLKPEDLQMANDRMLKQGRAPMKKLTWGIIRRVLSTWHVYLFCAIFIAHVLGIKIYSYFNLWLKATGRWSTEEVNIIPSAGYGLQIACTLTYAWTSDAIGLRWPLVIAACLVSIIGTIILSVWPEDNLAAMMTGWLLTFCETGAGALIITWINEVLSYSAEHRALVIGVVETAAFTFQAWVPLLIYNTGDAPHFPIGYEMATMFFALEIVLTLVILYLSKKYPITH from the exons ATGAATATCTCTCCAAGTCCAAGCAACAGCTTGAACCAACAATATGTCGGCGGGAAACATGCCGACGTTCATGAGAGGACGACCAGCGACGAGTATGATGAGTCgcctcagcagcaagaaCGTCGACCTTTGAAGAAACGGATCCTGGCTGTGCTTTGGGACACCTTTGACAAGTCACCGGAGGAAAGGAAACTCATTGGCAAACTTGACTGGTGGATCCTGACCTACTGCTGTATTGCATATTTCGTCAAATATCTTGACCAAACCAAC GTCAGCAATGCCTACGTCTCAGGAATGAAAGAAGACCTCAACATGACAGGAAACGACCTCAACTACCTGAGCACCTTCTGGACAGTCGGCTACATCATCGGCCAACTCCCCTCCCaaatcatcatcaccaaagtTCGCCCTTCAATCTGGCTGCCCACCGCCGAGCTCATCTGGAgtttcatcgtcatcggcatGGCGGGTGCCAAAGACGTCAAGACACTCTGCGGATTACGTTTCATCGTTGGTATGCTTGAAGCTTCGGCTTATCCTGGTGTCATGACTTTGCTTGGGAGTTGGTATACGCCGATGGAGCTGGGGAAGAGAGCTTGTATTTTTCAGGCTTCTTCTAGTGCTGCTCAGATGTTTTCAGG ATATCTTCAAGCGGCTCTCTACTCGGGTATGGATGGAAGAAGTGGCCTTCGGGCTTGGCAGTGGCTTTTTGTCTTCGATG GCATCATCGGTATTCCCATCTGCCTCTACGGTTACTGGGCCATCCCCGACTCTCCAAACTCATCCAAGGCCAGATGGCTCAAGCCCGAAGACCTTCAAATGGCCAACGACCGCATGCTCAAGCAAGGTCGAGCTccgatgaagaagctcaCTTGGGGGATCATCCGCCGAGTTCTTTCAACCTGGCACGTATACCTGTTCtgcgccatcttcatcgcccACGTTCTTGGTATCAAGATTTACTCGTACTTTAACCTTTGGTTGAAGGCGACGGGCCGGTGGAGTACTGAAGAGGTCAACATTATTCCCAGCGCTGGATATGGACTGCAGATTGCTTGCACTCTTACATACGCCTGGACTTCGGATGCCATTGGTCTGCGATGGCCCCTTGTCATTGCCGCCTGTCTGGTCTCTATCATCGGCACCATCATTCTATCTGTATGGCCCGAGGACAACCTCGCTGCCATGATGACAGGATGGCTACTGACCTTCTGTGAGACTGGTGCTGGTGCACTAATCATCACCTGGATCAACGAGGTGCTGTCATACTCGGCGGAACACCGCGCCCTTGTCATTGGCGTGGTTGAAACCGCAGCCTTCACGTTCCAAGCCTGGGTGCCTCTGTTGATTTACAACACAGGAGATGCTCCTCACTTCCCTATTGGTTATGAGATGGCGACCATGTTCTTTGCTCTCGAGATTGTCTTGACATTGGTCATCCTGTATCTGTCCAAGAAGTATCCGATAACTCATTAG